A genome region from Solirubrobacter pauli includes the following:
- a CDS encoding MSMEG_0567/sll0787 family protein, producing the protein MSDLLELLAGPAPRVGAAGSSPRRSRGAVRSPRRSVVVEASTAQRDAYRALRRRAFVEQQGLFAGHDEDAADLDPLTIVLVAVDLGGTVLGGVRLHPEDARLGWWRGSRLVAADGRIGAQLVQAACARAATAGALRFDAHVQPRLTTFFGRLGWERVRPIEVAGAAHVLMRFPLTRLADTAAVKAPLGELLHGLLPRDRWLGDDGVPVPGTDVVACVDAIVPAMVERDPEWAGWCGMLVTAHDLSAMGAEPTGALDTVGGRDAAHVEAVLRGVKAGAEAFSLPVLGGHTHLGVPAALSVTGLGRTEHPVAASGGRAGDPLHLCADLSGGWRPGYTGRQWDSTSRRTREELAPMLAAVRAARPNAAKDVSMAGIVGTIGMLAEASGTGATLDVAAIPAPTSAELADWLTCFPGFAVVAAGQAPTAPETVTARCGTLTAEPGVRLRWPDGELTTALTSAPTGLGPAC; encoded by the coding sequence ATGAGCGACCTGCTGGAGCTGTTGGCGGGGCCCGCGCCGCGCGTCGGCGCGGCGGGGTCGTCGCCGCGGCGTTCCCGCGGGGCGGTGCGGTCGCCACGCCGGTCGGTCGTGGTCGAGGCCTCGACCGCCCAGCGGGACGCGTACCGGGCCCTGCGACGGCGCGCGTTCGTCGAGCAGCAGGGGTTGTTCGCCGGGCACGACGAGGACGCGGCCGACCTCGATCCCCTGACGATCGTGCTCGTCGCCGTCGACCTCGGCGGGACCGTGCTCGGTGGCGTGCGCCTGCATCCCGAGGACGCGCGGCTCGGCTGGTGGCGCGGCAGCCGGCTCGTGGCGGCCGACGGGCGGATCGGCGCGCAGCTCGTGCAGGCCGCGTGCGCGCGGGCGGCCACCGCAGGGGCGCTGCGCTTCGACGCGCACGTGCAGCCGCGGTTGACCACGTTCTTCGGCCGGCTCGGCTGGGAGCGCGTGCGCCCGATCGAGGTCGCGGGCGCGGCGCACGTGCTGATGCGCTTCCCGCTCACCCGGCTCGCCGACACGGCCGCCGTGAAGGCGCCGCTGGGCGAGCTCCTCCACGGCCTGCTCCCGCGCGACCGCTGGCTCGGCGACGACGGCGTGCCCGTGCCCGGGACGGACGTGGTGGCGTGCGTCGACGCGATCGTGCCCGCGATGGTCGAGCGCGACCCCGAGTGGGCCGGCTGGTGCGGGATGCTCGTGACCGCGCACGACCTGTCCGCGATGGGCGCCGAGCCGACCGGCGCGCTGGACACGGTCGGCGGTCGCGACGCCGCGCACGTCGAGGCCGTCCTGCGTGGCGTGAAGGCGGGGGCCGAGGCCTTCTCCCTGCCCGTCCTGGGCGGCCACACGCACCTCGGCGTGCCCGCCGCGCTCAGCGTCACCGGGCTCGGCCGGACGGAGCATCCGGTCGCCGCGTCCGGCGGCCGCGCCGGCGACCCGCTCCATCTGTGCGCCGACCTCAGCGGCGGCTGGCGCCCCGGCTACACGGGCCGCCAGTGGGATTCCACTTCACGCCGCACCCGCGAGGAGCTGGCGCCGATGCTCGCCGCGGTCCGCGCTGCCCGGCCGAACGCCGCCAAGGACGTGTCGATGGCGGGCATCGTCGGCACGATCGGGATGCTCGCCGAGGCGAGCGGCACCGGCGCGACGCTCGACGTCGCCGCCATCCCGGCGCCCACCAGCGCCGAGCTCGCGGACTGGCTGACGTGCTTCCCCGGCTTCGCGGTCGTCGCCGCCGGCCAAGCGCCGACCGCCCCCGAGACCGTCACCGCGCGCTGCGGGACGCTGACCGCCGAGCCCGGCGTGCGCCTGCGCTGGCCCGACGGCGAACTGACCACCGCGCTCACGAGCGCCCCGACCGGACTGGG
- a CDS encoding MSMEG_0568 family radical SAM protein, translating into MDLALRTELAVRGLRAAPPPVRRRAGAGPSDDGHFTLRGGCGATLPLAQDSPFELDDGGRLTRDGVVVEDAMVEPIQRPRFYDLTTADGVRYEAIARLHGTHVLATTVVQTCIRYTQESTRCRFCTIEESLRAGATTQVKFPEQLAEVAAAAVRLDGVRQMVMTTGTSNGADRGAKHLARCVRAVKAAVPDLPIQVQIEPPVELEWIDALHLAGAEAIGIHVESMDPDVRARWTPGKASVPLSRYWQAWERAVAVFGRNRVSTYLLVGLGEDPDALVADAEALIDRGVYPFVVPYRPLVGSLAHADGVPAPDPATLLSVTSRVANALALAGMRGADQGAGCAACGACSALQAAGG; encoded by the coding sequence GTGGATCTCGCGCTCCGCACCGAGCTCGCGGTCCGCGGGCTGCGCGCCGCGCCGCCGCCGGTGCGCCGGCGCGCGGGCGCCGGTCCCTCCGACGACGGGCACTTCACCCTGCGCGGCGGGTGCGGAGCGACGCTGCCGCTCGCGCAGGACTCGCCGTTCGAGCTCGACGATGGCGGCCGCCTGACGCGCGACGGCGTGGTCGTCGAGGACGCCATGGTCGAGCCGATCCAGCGTCCGCGCTTCTACGACCTGACCACGGCCGACGGCGTCAGGTACGAGGCGATCGCCCGCCTGCACGGCACGCACGTGCTCGCCACGACCGTCGTGCAGACGTGCATCCGCTACACGCAGGAGTCGACGCGCTGCCGCTTCTGCACGATCGAGGAGTCGCTGCGGGCCGGCGCGACGACCCAGGTCAAGTTCCCCGAGCAGCTCGCCGAGGTGGCCGCCGCCGCCGTGCGGCTGGACGGCGTGCGGCAGATGGTGATGACCACCGGCACGTCGAACGGCGCCGACCGCGGCGCCAAGCACCTCGCGCGGTGCGTGCGCGCGGTCAAGGCGGCAGTGCCGGACCTGCCGATCCAGGTGCAGATCGAGCCCCCGGTCGAACTGGAGTGGATCGACGCGCTGCACCTCGCCGGTGCGGAGGCGATCGGCATCCACGTCGAGTCGATGGACCCGGACGTCCGTGCGCGGTGGACGCCGGGCAAGGCGTCCGTGCCGCTGTCGCGCTACTGGCAGGCGTGGGAGCGCGCGGTGGCCGTGTTCGGCCGCAACCGCGTCTCCACGTACCTGCTGGTCGGCCTCGGTGAGGACCCGGACGCGCTGGTCGCGGACGCCGAGGCGCTGATCGACCGCGGCGTGTACCCGTTCGTCGTGCCGTACCGGCCGCTGGTCGGCTCGCTCGCGCACGCCGACGGCGTCCCAGCGCCCGACCCGGCGACGCTGCTCTCCGTCACCTCGCGCGTGGCCAACGCACTCGCGCTGGCGGGGATGCGCGGGGCGGACCAGGGCGCGGGCTGCGCGGCCTGCGGAGCCTGCTCGGCGCTCCAGGCGGCGGGCGGATGA
- a CDS encoding MSMEG_0572/Sll0783 family nitrogen starvation response protein, which yields MAVEPKLSDAEIASLMEIPHPTKETGASIYGATKVFPDYQAEPGETYLGMVHGIVHESSVSFVAVLLAIRAQRKGFESALYFFGIGSLNCLATRGFPTVGSELFPGMRNENNQLAKFIEEGGKVFACRLGLALHGAREEDLMEGVIPCHPLDMQDAMIEYARKGAIINTTWMF from the coding sequence ATGGCGGTAGAGCCCAAGCTCAGCGACGCGGAGATCGCGAGCCTGATGGAGATCCCCCACCCGACGAAGGAGACGGGGGCGTCGATCTACGGGGCGACGAAGGTCTTCCCCGACTACCAGGCCGAGCCCGGCGAGACGTACCTGGGCATGGTCCACGGCATCGTGCACGAGTCGTCGGTGAGCTTCGTGGCCGTGCTGCTGGCGATCCGCGCGCAGCGCAAGGGCTTCGAGAGCGCCCTCTACTTCTTCGGCATCGGGTCCCTGAACTGCCTCGCCACGCGCGGCTTCCCGACCGTCGGCAGCGAGCTGTTCCCGGGCATGCGCAACGAGAACAACCAGCTCGCGAAGTTCATCGAGGAGGGCGGCAAGGTCTTCGCCTGCCGGCTCGGCCTCGCGCTTCACGGCGCGCGCGAGGAGGACCTGATGGAGGGCGTGATCCCCTGCCATCCGCTCGACATGCAGGACGCGATGATCGAGTACGCGCGCAAGGGCGCGATCATCAACACCACCTGGATGTTCTAG
- a CDS encoding sensor histidine kinase, with amino-acid sequence MADVERLGTAPRDVLAALLEAVADAVYLVDPDGRVVFANPAALRALGYEEDELLGRVSHPTIHHSHWDGSHFPQAQCPMLRPRLTGETVRVYGDCFWRKDGSKFRVAYSSAPLAMPEGRGAVVVFRDVTSRMEDEVAARREAVERARAAEIHASRARIVEAADAERRRLGRDLHDGAQQRLVRVLLALRLAGRGADDATRALLDAAAGDVDAAIAELRELGAGIHPQILTNRGIAAAVESLTGPLPLLVEASIPEARYPAGVEAAAYFVIAEALTNVLKHAHATAASVTVREADGRLIVEVADDGRGGVDIDGGSGLRGLEDRVAALDGTFEVRDGRGTTVRAELPL; translated from the coding sequence GTGGCCGACGTCGAGCGCCTCGGAACCGCCCCGCGTGACGTGCTCGCCGCGCTGCTGGAGGCCGTCGCCGACGCCGTCTACCTCGTCGATCCCGACGGCCGGGTGGTGTTCGCCAACCCGGCCGCGCTGCGCGCGCTCGGGTACGAGGAGGACGAGCTGCTGGGGCGCGTGAGCCACCCGACGATCCACCACTCGCACTGGGACGGGAGCCACTTCCCGCAGGCGCAGTGCCCGATGCTGCGTCCGCGTCTGACGGGCGAGACCGTACGCGTGTACGGCGACTGCTTCTGGCGCAAGGACGGCTCGAAGTTCCGCGTCGCCTACAGCAGCGCGCCGCTGGCGATGCCCGAGGGCCGCGGCGCGGTGGTCGTCTTCCGCGACGTCACCTCACGCATGGAGGACGAGGTCGCGGCCCGGCGGGAGGCGGTCGAGCGCGCCCGCGCGGCGGAGATCCACGCGTCCCGCGCCCGGATCGTCGAGGCCGCGGACGCCGAGCGCCGCCGGCTCGGCCGCGACCTGCACGACGGCGCGCAGCAACGGCTCGTGCGCGTGCTGCTCGCGCTGCGCCTGGCCGGTCGCGGCGCCGACGACGCGACGCGCGCCCTGCTCGACGCCGCCGCCGGCGACGTCGACGCCGCGATCGCCGAGCTGCGCGAGCTCGGCGCGGGCATCCACCCCCAGATCCTGACGAACCGCGGGATCGCCGCGGCGGTCGAGTCGCTGACCGGGCCGCTCCCGCTGCTCGTAGAGGCGTCGATCCCCGAGGCGCGCTACCCGGCCGGGGTGGAGGCCGCCGCGTACTTCGTGATCGCCGAGGCGCTGACCAACGTCCTCAAGCACGCGCACGCCACGGCCGCGTCCGTGACCGTGCGCGAGGCGGACGGCCGCCTGATCGTCGAGGTCGCCGACGACGGGCGCGGCGGCGTCGACATCGACGGCGGCAGCGGCCTGCGTGGCCTCGAGGACCGCGTGGCCGCGCTCGACGGCACGTTCGAGGTCCGCGACGGCCGCGGCACGACCGTCCGCGCGGAGTTGCCTCTCTAG
- a CDS encoding response regulator transcription factor, protein MPLRVLLADDEVLLSAGLARLLEDAGIEVVATVARADHVLGAVAEHRPDVAITDVQMPPEGTDDGLRAAIEVRRQYPETAVLVLSNFLEERYPLDLIGEDAKGVGYLLKSRIGDVDSFLDSVRRVADGGSALDPEVVQRMVSRRRRDSPIDDLTARERTVLAQMAEGKSNHGIAADLGVTPAAVEKHVTGVFHKLGLGDEPLQHRRVMAVLTMLRAS, encoded by the coding sequence ATGCCGCTGCGGGTCCTGTTGGCCGACGACGAGGTGCTGCTGAGCGCGGGGCTCGCGCGACTGCTCGAGGACGCCGGGATCGAGGTGGTGGCGACGGTCGCGCGCGCGGACCACGTGCTCGGCGCGGTCGCCGAGCACCGGCCGGACGTGGCCATCACCGACGTGCAGATGCCGCCCGAGGGCACCGACGACGGGCTCCGGGCCGCGATCGAGGTGCGCCGCCAGTACCCCGAGACGGCGGTGCTGGTGCTCTCCAACTTCCTCGAGGAGCGCTACCCGCTGGACCTGATCGGCGAGGACGCGAAGGGCGTCGGGTACCTGCTCAAGTCCCGGATCGGCGACGTGGACTCGTTCCTGGACTCGGTGCGGCGGGTCGCGGACGGCGGCAGCGCGCTGGACCCGGAGGTCGTGCAGCGGATGGTGTCCCGGCGCCGGCGCGACTCGCCGATCGACGACCTGACCGCGCGTGAGCGCACCGTCCTCGCCCAGATGGCCGAGGGCAAGTCCAACCACGGGATCGCGGCCGACCTCGGCGTCACCCCCGCGGCCGTCGAGAAGCATGTGACGGGCGTCTTCCACAAGCTCGGGCTCGGTGACGAGCCGCTCCAGCACCGGCGCGTCATGGCGGTGCTGACGATGCTGCGCGCCTCCTAG
- a CDS encoding toll/interleukin-1 receptor domain-containing protein → MVETFKHVEVATSDLLAQLRIPHVAHWSFGERLAVIEEGTSDPLWIGHAFETLAAVVAHRTERTELLIGNRESYVDTARSQRGRAQKARDSDVFVAFARSDARFGRALARELRQRGLRVADDAGPVRLGRLRRARNLAILVDRDGSSMGDIELEQFLSEHAADRTPRRVFPVLRGEHARTPKIVSRHFAIDARDSPPSAVADRIAMPALWQRFEELLRERGIHDSATLTAAGRHASLLIDVGELDDARTFIEELESEIVDDDAQYSFAGYEVLGLRATLCQAGADRLAALEVRRRQLASFDQFRHADTRAHADAKLALADALVDANQYDEALTQVTEAHALLSHLLGSSALKTFDAQLSFGRVLAHSGDSEQALDLLTGLWNELERKFGATHKLTLKAQSTLAEARCMAGDLAGGLRLQRHVVEVRTARSDRVHELALEAKATLADMLEAGEATDESVALRESVADGYQQLRGSARPETLRAEFAHARAMAATGDTGRAVDLVREVLEIAVDHLSYSHPVRIDGYAAAGAVLRTAGLLVEAAEVLHRGEEAVARLDVNHPLRLSMLDEIATTQERRGYFEGARKLREQILISRTQVLGEGHSQTLMAMSHLAMTLAAMGDFEAALRLDERVVSSAQLRFGRADELVVRTKQHLAQTLDILGRTDEAEWLLVEVMRTLENDLGEAHLETQRARLTLGDMLMRRGAHERALSEIRRAAEVMRATLGPTHPETFSADALLGVALNYAGHPEAAESELSTTFEQMAHVLGPDHPRTLSTAWAWFGVLRTLARHDEALEVIAAVVAGRSLLYGDTHPSTVDAMQKQVELLDEIGDRSGAEAIRRRIAVAMRTPPLV, encoded by the coding sequence ATGGTCGAGACGTTCAAGCACGTCGAGGTCGCCACGAGCGACCTGCTGGCCCAGCTGCGCATCCCACACGTGGCCCACTGGAGCTTCGGCGAACGGTTGGCGGTGATCGAGGAAGGCACGTCGGACCCACTGTGGATCGGGCACGCGTTCGAGACCCTCGCCGCCGTCGTCGCTCACCGGACGGAGCGCACGGAGCTGCTGATCGGCAACCGCGAGAGCTACGTCGACACGGCGAGAAGCCAGCGCGGACGCGCTCAGAAGGCACGTGACAGCGACGTGTTCGTGGCCTTCGCTCGCTCGGACGCGCGGTTTGGACGAGCCCTCGCCCGCGAGCTTCGCCAGCGAGGTCTACGCGTTGCCGACGACGCTGGCCCTGTGCGGCTCGGACGGCTGAGACGCGCCCGCAACCTCGCGATCCTCGTCGACCGCGACGGATCATCGATGGGTGACATCGAACTCGAGCAGTTCCTGTCTGAGCACGCAGCCGATCGCACCCCTCGACGCGTGTTCCCTGTGCTGCGCGGCGAGCACGCCCGCACGCCGAAGATCGTTTCCAGGCACTTCGCCATCGACGCCCGCGACAGCCCACCATCCGCCGTCGCGGACCGGATCGCCATGCCGGCCCTGTGGCAGCGATTCGAAGAGCTGCTCCGCGAGCGTGGGATCCACGATTCGGCAACGCTCACCGCAGCGGGCCGTCACGCGAGCCTGCTGATCGACGTCGGTGAGCTCGACGACGCGCGCACCTTCATAGAAGAGCTGGAGTCCGAGATCGTCGACGACGACGCGCAGTACTCGTTCGCGGGATACGAGGTGCTCGGACTTCGAGCGACTCTGTGCCAGGCCGGCGCCGACCGGCTCGCGGCCCTCGAGGTTCGCCGTCGTCAACTCGCGAGCTTCGACCAGTTCCGGCACGCGGACACGCGCGCACACGCGGACGCCAAGCTCGCTCTGGCGGACGCCCTGGTCGACGCGAACCAGTACGACGAGGCCTTGACGCAGGTCACCGAAGCGCATGCGCTGCTGTCGCACCTGCTCGGATCATCTGCATTGAAGACCTTCGACGCACAGCTGTCCTTCGGACGTGTCCTCGCTCACAGCGGTGACTCGGAGCAAGCGCTCGACCTGCTGACCGGGCTCTGGAACGAGCTCGAGCGGAAGTTCGGAGCGACGCACAAGCTGACGCTCAAAGCCCAGAGCACGCTCGCAGAGGCCCGGTGCATGGCCGGCGACCTGGCCGGCGGCCTCAGGCTGCAGCGTCACGTCGTCGAGGTTCGCACCGCACGTTCGGACCGAGTTCACGAGTTGGCCCTCGAGGCGAAGGCGACCCTCGCCGACATGCTCGAAGCCGGAGAGGCGACGGACGAGTCGGTGGCCTTGCGCGAGAGCGTCGCGGACGGCTATCAGCAGCTTCGCGGCAGCGCTCGCCCCGAGACGCTGAGAGCCGAGTTTGCACATGCGCGCGCGATGGCGGCGACCGGCGACACGGGTCGAGCCGTGGACCTCGTGCGAGAGGTCCTCGAGATCGCGGTCGACCACCTGTCCTACTCGCATCCGGTCCGCATTGACGGCTACGCGGCCGCGGGGGCGGTGCTGCGCACCGCCGGTCTGCTGGTGGAGGCTGCCGAAGTGCTGCACCGTGGCGAGGAGGCGGTCGCCCGACTCGATGTCAATCATCCGCTTCGTCTGTCGATGCTCGACGAGATCGCGACGACGCAAGAGCGGCGTGGCTATTTCGAAGGCGCACGGAAGCTGCGGGAGCAGATCCTCATCAGCCGCACCCAGGTGCTCGGTGAGGGCCACTCGCAGACGCTCATGGCGATGTCGCATCTGGCGATGACCCTGGCCGCGATGGGCGACTTCGAGGCCGCGCTGCGGTTGGACGAGCGAGTCGTGAGCAGCGCGCAGCTCCGGTTCGGGCGCGCGGATGAGCTCGTCGTGCGGACCAAGCAGCATCTTGCGCAGACGCTCGACATCCTCGGACGGACCGACGAAGCGGAGTGGTTGCTCGTCGAGGTGATGCGCACGCTGGAGAACGACCTCGGCGAGGCCCACCTCGAGACGCAGCGTGCACGCCTCACGCTGGGTGACATGCTGATGCGCCGGGGTGCGCACGAGCGCGCGCTCAGTGAGATCCGACGAGCGGCGGAGGTCATGCGCGCCACACTCGGGCCGACGCACCCTGAGACGTTCTCCGCGGACGCGTTGCTCGGCGTCGCGCTGAACTACGCGGGTCACCCCGAAGCCGCGGAGTCGGAGCTCTCGACGACGTTCGAGCAGATGGCGCATGTGCTGGGTCCGGACCACCCCCGAACGCTGTCGACCGCGTGGGCGTGGTTCGGCGTGCTGCGCACCCTCGCGCGCCACGACGAAGCGCTTGAAGTCATCGCAGCCGTCGTCGCGGGTCGGAGCCTGCTCTACGGCGACACCCACCCGAGCACTGTCGACGCGATGCAGAAGCAGGTCGAGCTGCTCGACGAGATCGGCGACCGGTCAGGTGCCGAGGCGATCCGCCGGCGGATCGCCGTCGCCATGCGAACCCCGCCACTCGTCTGA
- a CDS encoding toll/interleukin-1 receptor domain-containing protein, translating to MSYTRAGVAGDWVRNYFHGELRGWLEETMETPPRIFWDRDIETGQNWPQKLQDALARSRFLVPVFTHTYFRSRWCMSEFDTMAARCEDAGDAALIFPVRFHGDRAQFPERARSIQDTDMRDWAYTTRGFADTSKYLDFVDAVKALCQAIAAAVPHAPAWSADWPTLQVTPTAPAPMVVVPRL from the coding sequence GTGAGCTACACGCGCGCTGGCGTAGCGGGCGACTGGGTCCGCAACTACTTCCACGGAGAGCTTCGCGGGTGGCTCGAGGAGACCATGGAGACCCCGCCACGCATCTTCTGGGACCGCGACATCGAGACCGGACAGAACTGGCCGCAGAAGCTGCAGGACGCGCTCGCGCGCTCGCGTTTCCTCGTCCCGGTCTTCACCCACACGTACTTCCGCTCCCGGTGGTGCATGTCCGAGTTCGACACCATGGCTGCGCGCTGCGAGGACGCTGGCGACGCCGCGTTGATCTTCCCCGTGAGGTTCCACGGAGACCGGGCGCAGTTCCCGGAGCGCGCTCGGTCGATCCAGGACACCGACATGCGCGACTGGGCGTACACCACGCGAGGGTTTGCTGACACGTCGAAGTACCTGGACTTCGTGGACGCCGTCAAGGCCCTCTGCCAGGCCATCGCCGCGGCCGTTCCGCATGCGCCGGCGTGGTCCGCCGACTGGCCGACGCTGCAAGTGACGCCGACGGCTCCTGCGCCCATGGTGGTGGTCCCGCGCCTATGA